One Setaria italica strain Yugu1 chromosome II, Setaria_italica_v2.0, whole genome shotgun sequence DNA segment encodes these proteins:
- the LOC101754649 gene encoding 60S ribosomal protein L44, with amino-acid sequence MVNVPKTKKTYCKNKECRKHTLHKVTQYKKGKDSLSAQGKRRYDRKQSGYGGQTKPVFHKKAKTTKKIVLKLQCQSCKHYSQHPIKRCKHFEIGGDKKGKGTSLF; translated from the exons ATG GTGAACGTTCCGAAAACCAAGAAGACCTACTGCAAGAACAAGGAATGCAGGAAGCACACCCTGCACAAGGTTACCCAGTACAAGAAAGGAAAGGATAGCCTTTCAGCTCAAGGGAAGCGTCGTTATGACCGCAAACAGTCAGGATATGGTGGTCAGACAAAGCCTGTTTTCCACAAGAAG GCCAAGACAACAAAGAAGATTGTGCTGAAGCTGCAGTGCCAGAGCTGCAAGCACTACTCGCAGCACCCGATCAAG AGGTGCAAGCACTTCGAGATCGGTGGCGACAAGAAGGGCAAGGGAACCTCTCTCTTCTAA